A stretch of Geomonas oryzisoli DNA encodes these proteins:
- a CDS encoding DnaA/Hda family protein, whose translation MQMIFDFPVVPRFCFENFVVCGGNKTAYQFAQRLAGGSDAENLLYIYGPEGSGKTHLLTALASAIDGRYFSFRDADALYGKSYPSEGPSRLAEHFAGAKALILDDLNLLPDRQELRVELWELFNAFYSAGKKIAISGLTPPKELPHLDGHLTSRLLWGLVARMDVSDDESRRMILKKLAEDRQMTLPDEVIDEMLLKVRRDIPSLVYALETINRTAIATKRKVSLRLAKEIFKGN comes from the coding sequence ATGCAGATGATCTTCGACTTCCCGGTCGTGCCGCGCTTTTGCTTCGAGAACTTCGTGGTCTGCGGCGGCAACAAGACCGCCTACCAGTTCGCCCAGAGGCTCGCCGGCGGCAGCGACGCCGAAAATCTCCTCTACATCTACGGCCCCGAAGGTTCCGGCAAGACCCACCTCTTGACCGCCCTCGCGAGCGCCATCGACGGCAGGTACTTTTCCTTCCGCGACGCCGACGCCCTCTACGGTAAAAGCTACCCCAGCGAAGGGCCCTCGCGTCTGGCCGAGCACTTCGCCGGCGCCAAGGCCCTCATCCTGGACGATCTGAACCTGCTTCCGGACCGCCAGGAGTTGCGGGTGGAGCTATGGGAGCTGTTCAACGCCTTTTACAGTGCGGGGAAAAAGATTGCCATCTCCGGCCTCACCCCCCCCAAGGAGCTGCCGCACCTGGACGGGCACCTGACCAGCCGGCTACTGTGGGGGCTGGTGGCGCGCATGGACGTATCAGATGACGAATCCCGGCGCATGATCCTGAAGAAGCTCGCCGAAGACCGGCAGATGACCCTGCCCGACGAGGTGATCGACGAGATGCTTCTGAAGGTGCGGCGCGACATCCCGTCGCTCGTCTACGCGCTGGAGACCATCAACCGCACCGCCATCGCCACCAAGAGGAAGGTGAGTCTCAGGCTGGCCAAGGAAATCTTCAAAGGCAATTGA
- a CDS encoding ABC-F family ATP-binding cassette domain-containing protein: protein MNVVDITGLSKSFGSRVLMDGVTFAVGEDERVGLIGANGAGKSTLLTILAGAEDRDGGSIAMKRGASVGYLSQEPVLDETATVAAEIESGLTAIRAAMASFNELSEKMAANPPDMDRLLARQGELSVWIEHHGGWNTDHRVLEMMTHLQLPDPHQVIGTLSGGTKRRVALAKLLLQAPELLLLDEPTNHLDADTTQWLQEHLKAYPGAVMLITHDRYFLDQVVTRMLELERGALISYQGGYSTYLTLREERLMGEASRRSRLLNLLRVETDWIRRGPPARSTKQKARIDRYHALEESLSGPGRRDLKIGFNTDEGLGGTILELDGVAKGFGARKLLNRLSFGMKRGDRIGVIGPNGCGKTTLIRMIMGEEEPDQGKVVVGKKTKISYFDQLREVLDPDQTIYDFFGEGDYVTTANGEKRHKIGYLEDFLFSGEDRRRPVGSLSGGEKSRLILARLMLQDSNLLVLDEPTNDLDIPTLQLLDASISAFPGCVLMVTHDRFFLDKVATGILAFEGDGEVIFYEGNYSNYRERKEADRAAASALRVEKKEAQAAKVEKPKKGLTYAERIELEKLEGSIEVLEQEFARVQELLGDPSRYDTVEGGIAAITADYGRLEGELATAYGRWEELETKKGG, encoded by the coding sequence TGATCGGCGCCAACGGCGCCGGCAAGTCGACGCTACTTACCATTCTGGCCGGCGCCGAGGACCGTGACGGCGGCTCCATCGCCATGAAACGCGGCGCCTCGGTCGGCTACCTGAGCCAGGAGCCGGTGCTGGACGAGACGGCCACCGTCGCCGCCGAGATCGAGAGCGGCCTCACCGCCATCCGTGCCGCCATGGCGAGCTTCAACGAGCTCTCCGAGAAGATGGCGGCAAACCCGCCGGACATGGACCGGCTGCTGGCCCGCCAGGGGGAGCTCTCGGTCTGGATCGAGCACCACGGCGGCTGGAACACGGACCACCGCGTGCTGGAGATGATGACCCACCTGCAGCTCCCCGACCCGCACCAGGTGATCGGCACCCTTTCCGGCGGGACCAAGCGCCGCGTCGCGCTGGCGAAGCTCTTGTTGCAGGCGCCCGAGCTGCTGCTTTTGGACGAGCCGACCAACCACCTGGACGCGGACACCACCCAGTGGCTCCAGGAGCACCTGAAGGCGTACCCGGGCGCGGTCATGCTGATCACCCACGACCGCTATTTCCTGGACCAGGTGGTGACCCGGATGCTGGAACTGGAGCGTGGCGCCCTCATCTCCTACCAGGGGGGGTACTCGACCTACCTCACCCTCCGGGAAGAGCGGCTCATGGGCGAGGCGAGCCGCCGCTCGCGCCTTTTGAACCTGCTGCGTGTCGAAACCGACTGGATCCGTCGCGGTCCCCCGGCGCGCTCCACCAAGCAGAAGGCGAGGATCGACCGCTACCATGCGCTCGAAGAGAGCCTGTCCGGCCCGGGGCGCCGGGATCTCAAGATCGGCTTCAACACCGACGAAGGGTTGGGCGGCACCATCCTCGAGTTGGATGGCGTGGCTAAAGGGTTCGGAGCGAGGAAGCTGCTGAACCGCCTCAGTTTCGGGATGAAGCGCGGCGACCGGATCGGCGTGATCGGTCCCAACGGCTGCGGCAAGACGACGCTGATCCGGATGATCATGGGCGAGGAGGAGCCCGACCAGGGAAAGGTCGTGGTCGGCAAGAAGACCAAGATCTCCTACTTCGACCAGCTGCGCGAGGTGCTCGACCCCGACCAGACCATCTACGACTTTTTCGGCGAGGGGGACTATGTGACCACCGCCAACGGGGAGAAGCGGCACAAGATCGGCTACCTGGAGGACTTCCTGTTCTCGGGTGAGGACCGCAGGCGCCCGGTGGGGAGCCTGTCCGGCGGCGAGAAGAGCCGTCTGATCCTGGCGAGGCTCATGCTGCAGGACTCGAACCTGCTGGTGCTTGACGAGCCTACCAACGACCTGGATATCCCGACCCTGCAGTTGCTCGACGCCTCCATCTCTGCCTTTCCCGGCTGCGTCCTCATGGTGACCCACGACCGCTTCTTCCTGGACAAGGTGGCGACCGGCATCCTGGCCTTCGAAGGAGACGGAGAGGTGATCTTCTACGAGGGGAACTACAGCAACTACCGCGAGCGCAAGGAGGCGGACCGTGCCGCGGCGTCGGCGCTGCGGGTCGAGAAGAAGGAGGCCCAGGCGGCCAAGGTGGAGAAGCCCAAGAAGGGGCTCACCTACGCCGAGCGGATCGAGCTGGAAAAGCTGGAGGGGAGCATCGAGGTGCTGGAGCAGGAGTTCGCCCGGGTGCAGGAACTCTTGGGGGATCCTTCCCGCTACGATACGGTCGAGGGCGGCATCGCCGCCATTACCGCCGACTACGGCAGGCTCGAGGGTGAACTGGCCACTGCCTACGGGCGGTGGGAGGAGCTGGAGACGAAGAAGGGAGGTTGA